The Juglans regia cultivar Chandler chromosome 2, Walnut 2.0, whole genome shotgun sequence genome includes a window with the following:
- the LOC108984241 gene encoding probable beta-1,3-galactosyltransferase 2, with protein MSWKSKGVEPTSKNVVSRKWALLLCIGCFCTGMFFSDRMWTVPEVKGISRTTRIEDEKQDFVSEGCESRIKDVKHEPKNILGEVSKTRNAIQALDKTISSLEMELAAARAAQESILNGSPISEDLKISEPRVKRKYLMVIGVNTAFSSRKRRDSVRATWMPQGDKRKKLEEEKGIVVRFVIGHSATSGGILDRAIEAEERRHGDLLRLDHVEGYLELSAKTKIYFATAVTLWDADFYVKVDDDVHVNIATLGATLARHRSKPRVYIGCMKSGPVLAQKGVRYHEPEYWKFGEEGNKYFRHATGQLYAISKDLASYISINQHVLHRYANEDVSLGSWFIGLDVDHIDDRRLCCGTPPDCEWKAQAGNICVASFDWSCSGICKSAERIKEVHRRCGEGENVLWAAEF; from the exons ATGTCTTGGAAGAGCAAAGGAGTGGAGCCAACTTCAAAGAATGTGGTGTCTCGGAAATGGGCTCTGCTTCTTTGTATTGGATGCTTCTGTACCGGGATGTTCTTCTCCGACAG AATGTGGACGGTTCCTGAAGTTAAAGGCATATCAAGGACAACAAGGATTGAGGACGAAAAGCAAGATTTTGTTTCAGAGGGTTGTGAATCAAGAATT AAGGATGTAAAGCATGAACCCAAGAACATTCTAGGGGAAGTTTCAAAGACTCGTAATGCTATCCA AGCATTAGATAAAACAATTTCAAGTTTGGAGATGGAATTAGCTGCTGCAAGGGCTGCACAGGAATCTATTCTCAACGGTTCTCCCATATCAGAAGATCTCAAAATTTCTGAACCAAGAGTGAAAAGAAAGTACTTGATGGTTATAGGCGTCAATACTGCTTTTAGCAGCCGCAAGCGAAGAGATTCAGTTCGTGCTACTTGGATGCCACAAG GTGATAAAAGAAAGAAGCTGGAGGAAGAGAAGGGAATTGTAGTACGATTTGTAATAGGTCACAG TGCCACATCAGGTGGTATCCTTGATAGAGCTATTGAAGCAGAGGAAAGAAGGCATGGGGATCTTTTGAGGCTG GACCATGTTGAGGGTTACCTTGAATTGTCAGCCAAGACAAAGATATACTTTGCCACTGCTGTTACTTTGTGGGATGCAGATTTCTATGTCAAAGTTGATGATGATGTACATGTAAATATAG CAACACTTGGAGCAACTTTGGCTAGACACCGGTCAAAGCCTAGGGTGTATATTGGATGCATGAAATCCGGTCCAGTCCTTGCTCAAAA GGGAGTGAGATACCATGAACCTGAGTATTGGAAATTTGGTGAAGAGGGAAACAAGTATTTCCGTCATGCTACGGGGCAGCTATATGCTATTTCAAAAGATTTGGCTAGTTATATATCAATCAACCA GCATGTGTTACACAGGTATGCTAATGAGGATGTTTCCTTGGGTTCATGGTTCATTGGATTGGATGTAGATCATATTGATGACCGTAGATTATGTTGCGGTACACCACCTG ATTGTGAGTGGAAGGCTCAGGCAGGCAACATCTGCGTTGCTTCATTTGATTGGAGCTGCAGTGGAATTTGCAAATCTGCCGAGAGGATTAAGGAGGTTCACCGGCGGTGTGGAGAAGGGGAGAATGTTTTGTGGGCTGCAGAGTTCTGA
- the LOC108984250 gene encoding CASP-like protein 2D1 isoform X1 — translation MICHSPFILAFLFHTREWIIFIPTTPSQFSYNIPVSLLASVLSSVKNLKGGGFFYSRMRTDLDANATSSIDDIPKLKFLDCSLRVCSIPLRAATMWLTVTNQQDNSSYGRLEFGNLMGLKYMVFISAICACYAFVAALSLWCKCFVAKPWLFFVSDQTVAYLMVTSGAAVLEILYLAYNGDREVTRSEACSSYGRFCSKMTAPSTLYSTSSIKNNFGLWHL, via the exons ATGATCTGTCACTCCCCGTTTATTCTAGCATTCCTCTTTCACACCAGAGAGTGGATTATATTTATCCCCACAACCCCATCTCAGTTTAGTTATAATATCCCAGTATCTCTCCTTGCCTCAGTTCTTTCTAgtgttaaaaacttaaaaggtgGTGGTTTTTTTTATTCGAGAATGAGAACAGATCTTGATGCCAATGCAACCAGCTCTATTGACGACATCCCAAAGCTCAAGTTCCTTGACTGTTCTCTTAGGGTCTGCTCGATTCCTCTTAGGGCTGCAACCATGTGGCTAACTGTGACAAACCAGCAGGATAACAGCAGCTATGGGAGACTGGAGTTCGGCAATCTTATGGGCCTCAA GTACATGGTTTTCATCAGTGCTATTTGTGCTTGTTACGCTTTTGTTGCTGCTCTTTCTCTATGGTGCAAATGCTTTGTAGCAAAACCCTGGCTCTTCTTTGTCTCCGACCAG ACTGTAGCTTACTTAATGGTCACGTCCGGGGCTGCAGTGTTGGAGATACTCTACTTGGCTTACAATGGTGACAGGGAAGTCACAAGGAGCGAAGCCTGTAGTTCCTATGGAAGGTTTTGCAGTAAAATGACTGCCCCCTCTACATTGTACTCAACTTCTTCGATCAAGAATAACTTTGGGCTGTGGCATTTGTGA
- the LOC108984250 gene encoding CASP-like protein 2D1 isoform X2, giving the protein MRTDLDANATSSIDDIPKLKFLDCSLRVCSIPLRAATMWLTVTNQQDNSSYGRLEFGNLMGLKYMVFISAICACYAFVAALSLWCKCFVAKPWLFFVSDQTVAYLMVTSGAAVLEILYLAYNGDREVTRSEACSSYGRFCSKMTAPSTLYSTSSIKNNFGLWHL; this is encoded by the exons ATGAGAACAGATCTTGATGCCAATGCAACCAGCTCTATTGACGACATCCCAAAGCTCAAGTTCCTTGACTGTTCTCTTAGGGTCTGCTCGATTCCTCTTAGGGCTGCAACCATGTGGCTAACTGTGACAAACCAGCAGGATAACAGCAGCTATGGGAGACTGGAGTTCGGCAATCTTATGGGCCTCAA GTACATGGTTTTCATCAGTGCTATTTGTGCTTGTTACGCTTTTGTTGCTGCTCTTTCTCTATGGTGCAAATGCTTTGTAGCAAAACCCTGGCTCTTCTTTGTCTCCGACCAG ACTGTAGCTTACTTAATGGTCACGTCCGGGGCTGCAGTGTTGGAGATACTCTACTTGGCTTACAATGGTGACAGGGAAGTCACAAGGAGCGAAGCCTGTAGTTCCTATGGAAGGTTTTGCAGTAAAATGACTGCCCCCTCTACATTGTACTCAACTTCTTCGATCAAGAATAACTTTGGGCTGTGGCATTTGTGA